Within the Candidatus Methylomirabilis sp. genome, the region CGGTTCCGCTACCGGACCACCTTCGGGATCACCGATCCCCTCTTCGAGAAGGACGTCGGCTTCTATGTCTTCACCCTCCCCTTCCTGAACACCCTCTACGGATGGGTGATGGTCCTGCTGGGGGTTACCGCGCTCCTCACCGTGCTGACCTATCTCCTCTTCCGGGGGATCCAGCTCACCTCCCGCGGCCCCCGGCTGAGCCGGTGGGCCCGCGGCCACCTCCTGCTCCTCGGGGCAGCCCTCCTCACCGTGAAGGCGGCCGGGTTCCAACTCGACCTGTACGAGCTCCTCTTCTCCCCCCGGGGAGTGGTCTTCGGCGCATCGTACGCCGACGTCCACGCGGTCCGTCCGGCCCTCATGCTCCTGATCGTCCTGAGCCTCGTCTGCGCGGCCCTGTGTGTCGTCCACCTCTACCGTCCCGGCATCCGGTGGCTGGCCACCGGCCTCATCGCCCTGGTGGCCGCGACCGTGGTGGGCCAAGGCGTCTACCCGGCCCTCCTGCAGCGGATCCGGGTCGTCCCGAACGAGATCGCCGTCGAGACCCCGTACATCCTGCACAACATCCGGCTCACCCGGCTGGCCTACGGGCTGGACAAGGTCCGCGAGGTGGAGTTCCCGGCCGAGGAGACCCTGCGGTGGGAGGATCTGCAGCGCAACCGCCTGACCATCGACAACATTCGCCTCTGGGACCACCGGCCGCTCCTGGCCACCTACGGCCAGCTCCAGGAGATCCGGACCTACTACAAGTTCGTGGACGTGGACAACGACCGGTACGTCATTGACGGGCGCTACCAGCAGACGATGCTCTCCCCCCGGGAGCTCTCCTACGACCATCTCCCGAACCGGAACTGGATCAACGAGCACTTCGCCTTCACCCACGGGTACGGGATCGTCATGGGGCCGGTCGCCCGGATCAGCCGGGAGGGGCTTCCGGAGTTCTACATCCAGGACATCCCGCCCGCCTCCACCGGTCCCCTGAAGGTGACCCGGCCCGAAATCTACTACGGCGAGCTGAGCAACGAGTACATTTTCGTGAAGACGACCGCAAAGGAGGTCGATTATCCGGCGGGGGAGGACAACGCCTACACCACCTACGCCGGGAGCGGCGGCATCCCCATCGGCCCCGTCTGGCGTAGGGCCCTCTTCGCGGCCCGCTTCGGCACCATCCGGATCCCGCTGAACGAGAACCTCCAGCGCGAGAGCCGGATCCTGATGCACCGGCGGATTGACGACCGGGTCCGGAAGATCGCCCCGTTCCTGCGGTTCGAGACCGACCCCTACCTGGTCCTGACCAAGGACGGCCGCCTCGTCTGGCTCATCGACGCCTATACGGCCACCGACCACTTCCCCTACTCGGAGCCGACCCCTCGCATCGGCAACTACATCCGGAATGCGGTGAAGGTCACCGTGGACGCGTACCACGGGACGGTCCACTTCTATGTGAGCGAGCCCGGCGACCCCCTCATCCAGGCCTACGGGGCCGCCTTCCCCGGCCTCCTCCAGCCGCTGAGCGCCATGCCGGAGGAGCTGCGCGCCCACCTGCGGTACCCCACCGGCCTCTTCGGCATTCAGGCCCGCATGTACGCCACCTACCACATGCAGAACCCGCAGGTCTTCTACAACAAGGAGGACGTGTGGAACATCCCGCGCCGGGGGGGGGAGGCGCGGGAGGTCCCGATGGAGCCCTACTACACGATCATGCGCCTCCCCGGGGAGCCGAAGGAAGAGTACATCCTCCTCATCCCCTTCACCCCGGCCCGGCGGGACAACATGTCGGCCTGGCTGGCGGCGCGCGCCGACGCCCCCCACTACGGGACGCTCATCGTCTACACCTTCCCGAAGCAGAAGCTGGTGTACGGCCCGAAGCAGATCGATGCCCGGATCAACCAGGACGCCTACATCTCTCAGCAGCTCGCGCTCTGGAACCAACAGGGCTCCCAGGTGATCCGGGGGTCCCTCCTGGCGATCCCGGTGGAGACCTCGCTCCTGTACGTGCAGCCGCTGTACCTCGCGGCCTCCGAGCGGGGCTCGCTCCCCGAACTCAAGCGGGTCATCGCGGCCTTCGGGAGCCAGATCGCCATGGAGGAGACGCTGGAGGGCTCGCTCGCCCGCCTCTTCGGCGGACCGGGCCGCGGGCCGGCGGTCGCGGCGGCGCGGCCGTCCGCGCCCGGGGCGCCCCCGATGGACCGGGCGCCGGGGGTGCCGGCCGGCCTCCGGGAGCTGACGGCCCGGGCGGCGGAGCAGTTCGCGCGGGCGCAGGAGATGCTCCGGCAGGGGAACTGGGCTGCGTACGGCGAGCAGATGCGCGGGCTGGAGCAGACCCTGAAGTCGCTGCGAGACCAAGCAGGCCGCTAGCACCGGGGCAACGAATCCGACCCATTCCTGACAGACGGTCCTGCCGCGGGTCCTGTCGCCGGCGTGCCCCCTGCGCGTCCGGGCGTCGTCACCCGCGGCTCAGCGCAATCCCAGGGGCAATTCGTTGGCGCCGGACTAAGGGAGTTCAGGAGCCGAGGCCCACCCACTCGGACCCGTCGGCCCAGACCTCCTTCTTCCAGATCGGGACGGTCACCTTCAGCCGCTCGATGGCATAGGCGCAGGCCTCGAGGGCCTGCTGGCGGTGCGGGGCGGCGACGGCGATCACGACGCTCGCCTCCCCGACGGCAAGCCGCCCCACCCGGTGGCTCATGGCTACACCGTCCACTTCCCACTTGCCTCGGATCTCCGCGGCGATCTCCCGCATCTTGGCCAGGGCCATCTCGGGGTAGGCCTCGTACTCCAGGTGGTCCACCTGCCGGCCGCGCGAGCGCTCCCGCACGACCCCTGTGAAGGTGGCAATCGCCCCGGAGGAGCGCCGGGCCACCCTCGCCGCCACCGCGTCCACCGACAGGGGGGCCGCGGTGACCTCGAAGAGTTGCCCCTCCACCCCCCCGCTGACCGGCGGGATCAGGGCGACCTCGTCCCCGGCCTTCAGGGGGACCGACCGGTCCGCGTATTCTCGGTTCACCGACAGGAGGAGGTGTCGGGCGATCGGCTGGAGCCGAGGGTGAGCCTCCGCCAGGTGGGCCAGCACGTCCCCTGCCGTCGCCCCCTCTGGAACCTCCACCTGGAACGAGGCCTGCCCCACCGCCTCGCGCGCCCCGGCGAAGCAACGGATCATCACCTCCACGGGCCTTCCTCCTTCAGTCTTCAGTGCAGAAGTCGGGTAGTCCTTATACAGTAGTATAATTAATAAGTTATAGGACTCGAAGGACACCACTCAAACCGCCGTCGAACTCTACCATTCCCCAGGCCAAAGGGTCAACGGCTGCAATAAGTTAGATAATTTTCGCATGATGAAACATAACGCATCGCGATATGAGAATCCCGTGACACCCTGCCCCGCGGGCGTCCCGGCCACTTCCTCCTTGACGGTCCCGTATCACCATGTTAGAAAAGGACTTACCGAAATCGAGAGCCGCGAAGCCGCACCGGGTGACGCTCAGCCCGGTTCTGTTTCTCTGGAGCGCGCCCGCCACGGCCTTCGCAGCCGCCGCACCGTTGGGGGAGACAGAGAGAGCGTGGATAGTAATCGCGTGTCGCAGGATCCGGAATCGCTGACACCTGTCCGCATCGTGGCCCCCTCCCGCCGGGAGCGGGGCCTTGCCTTTGACGCGTTTGCCCGCCTGCTCCTCGATGCCGCCGGGTACGTGCCCACCAAGACCCGACTGACCGTGAGCGCCGCCGGCGCGCTCCTGGACATTCGCGCCAGGGAGAAGGCCACGGGCGCTCCCCTCCTGGCGGAGGGCCGCGCCCCCGCCCGCGAGGTCGGTCCCGAGGAAGTCCGGCGCTTCTTCCGGCGGTTCCGGCGGGAGCGGCGACGGGTCAAGCGCCTGACCGCCTGGGCGCTGGCCCCGGGCGGCTTCAACCGGACCGCCCTGGCCTGGTGGAGCCGTCTCACCGATCCGGCGAAGGGGGACTTCCGCCTCTACGGCCCGGAGCGGATCCTGCACCTGCTCGCCCGCGCCGGGTGCGTGCGGGACCCGCTGGACCTGGATGCCGCCGTCCGCGCCCACTGCACCCTCCCCCTCGGGCCGCGGGCGCTCCTGTACGCGCAGGGGCAGTTTTCCTGGCTGCAGACCGTCCTGGTGAACCGGCGGCCGGCGCTCTTCTTCCTCCTGACGGCGGAGGGGCAGCCGCTCCCCCGGCGGGCGGCCGAGGAGGCCCGGCGCCTCGAGCCCTCCCTCCGGGATAAGAAGCCCTACGACCTCCTCCTCCGCGAGAGCATCCTCCTCCGGCTCCTCTCCCTGCAACCCTTGGACGCCGAGGCGGTGGCCACTGCCCTGCGGGAGGAGATCGCGGAGGTCCTGATGGTCTTCCAGCTCCTGCACCGGGAGGGCCTCCTCTCCTGCCACCGGCTCCCCCGCCGCCCCCGGAAGCAGGACCGGTACGCCCTGGTCCCCAAGTTCCCGGTCTTCCTGGACCTGGCGCGCCAGTTCCTGACGGGGCCGCACCGGTTCACCTTCCTCGCCTCTCCCTTCGCCTCCCAGCAGATCCGGGAGGGGCTCCTCGGCCATCTCCAGATGCGCTTCTCCGGGCGCCTGCCCGAGCAGGACCTGCCCGAGGCGGTCCGGCTGGCCTCGGCCTCCCCCGCGGCGCTGGCCTATGCCCTCTTCGAGGAGCCGGTCCCCGGGACGCCCCCTCCCGCCGGCGCCGCCCTGACCGCCGAGCTCGCCCGGCGATTCCTGCGCGACACCGACGAGCCCGGGCTCGACCAGGTGCTCGCCGCGCGCGGCATCCGGAGCATCCTCACCCGCCTCACCGTGAAGGCCGCCGCCGTGCAGGAGCCGTACTTCGCCGCGGGCGCCGAGAGCCTCCGCACCCTCCCGAAGCCAGCCGGAAGCCGCGCCGGGCCCGGCACGCCGCTGCCTCCCGAGGTCGAGACCGCGCTGGAGCTGGGGGCGGCGACGATGCACATGGCGGAGTACGACCATGCCATCGGGTACCTGGAGCGGGCCATCAAGGAGCTCAAGGACCCCCACTGGCTGAAGACGGCCTGGAACAACAAGGGGCTCTGCTACTTCAACAAGCGGAAGTACGGCGAGGCCATTGACTGCTTCAACGAGGCCCTGAAGCACGATCCGGCCCTGAAGCAGGCCTGGTTCAACAAGGCGGTCTGCCTGCGGGAGGTGGGGGACAGCACCGGCGCGATCCGCTGCGCCAAGCGGGCCCTGGAGATTGACCCGCACTACAAGGAGCCCCGCGATCTCCTGCAGCGCTTCCAGCACGCCCAGGCGGCCTCGACCTCGACCCTTCCCGCCCGCAGCTAGCCCGATCACCTCGAAGCCCGCCCCCTCAGGCGTCGGAGGTCCACGCCCACCCGCTCTCCCCCGATCCCGTGAACTGTGTCGCGAGCCTCCACGGCGTCCCGCGGGCTCTCAGCCCGAACGGGGAGGCGCGCGTCCTGCCACCGCAAGATGTCCGCCCTGGCCCGACTCGTCGTTCCCCAAGCGTCGCGCCGATCTGCATCGCCCGTGGCCGGGAACCCAGGGCCTCGGACGACTGTTTATTGAAGTAGAGCAAGCCTCAGGCACCCTCGATCAAGCTAGCCCCTCGCGGCTTTCCGGGACCGTGATGGCGGCGGTCCCTCCCAACGTGATTCAGGATCTTGGCGGCAACGGCACCCTTGACGGAAGGACCTCGGTCCGAGAGGTGGTACCCGAAGGCAGAGACGGGCCCGAGGGAACTCAGGGCAGGGAGGGTGAATCATGCAAGATTTTACATGCTCGCGTCTGGTAAGATGGGCCGCCGTGGTTGGGGGTTTGGCCATGCTGACGCTCAGCCCAGTTGGGCTTGCCCAGCAGCCGGATTGCCCCGATCGCTCCGTCTGTGGCGAGGTCTCGCCCTTGATCCCGATGCAGAGCACCGAAGCGGTTCACATGGGTCTCGTGTGGAAGAAGGACTCGCCGAACCCGAAGATCCTGTTTCACGCGAGGTTTCCCGAGTACGTCCCCAATGACATGGCCGATCCGGCGCTGGTCGACAGGGCAATCGAACGGGGGGCACTCACAACCGCAGGAAACCAGTTCAACAGTTCGCTGAGGGACGTCCTCCACGGCTTCGATCCGTTCCTGGGCCTGGGGCTCGATCGCTCAGCCGACGACTCGTTTCAGAGGCTCACCTACGGCGGGTATCTGATGCGGCAGGGCCTGAGCCAGAGCGTGCCGACGCGCATCAGGGCGAATCGCACGATGGAAAGGCAACTGCTGTTCGACTTCGGCCACCCCGATGCGCTGAAGAACAGCGGCAAGTTCCATACGGCCCTGCTGGACGAGGCCGACTTCGCCATGAACCAGGCGGCGTTCAAGGAGGTAGGGTTCTCGAAGGGGAACTTCTACAACACCTACTGCAATGCGCGGGTGACGCTGGCCGACGGGCGGGTCTGTGTCTTTGGCGGCCACGACATGCAAAGCCAGAACGGGCTGTTCAAGGTCAACATCTTCGACCCGGAGACCGAGACCTGGGCGCCGCGCGCCAAGCCGTGCACTCGCGACAACTGGGATAAAGACCCGTTCGGCCGCCAGCTCTTCGCGACCGACCCGGAGGCTCGCAACTACCCGGGGTGCGACCAGCGCGACATCCAAAGCACGCAGCCGCC harbors:
- a CDS encoding UPF0182 family protein → MPLRVPFRLILVLLVVTAFLLSAQIVALLTDWLWYGEVGYRAVFVRLLTAKAILGLLLGSAFFVSLYGNLYLASRSPATDVLIELEDHLGLPSRFIVEPLVRRFLLPGVLVLSVFAGLQAATQWDTFLRFRYRTTFGITDPLFEKDVGFYVFTLPFLNTLYGWVMVLLGVTALLTVLTYLLFRGIQLTSRGPRLSRWARGHLLLLGAALLTVKAAGFQLDLYELLFSPRGVVFGASYADVHAVRPALMLLIVLSLVCAALCVVHLYRPGIRWLATGLIALVAATVVGQGVYPALLQRIRVVPNEIAVETPYILHNIRLTRLAYGLDKVREVEFPAEETLRWEDLQRNRLTIDNIRLWDHRPLLATYGQLQEIRTYYKFVDVDNDRYVIDGRYQQTMLSPRELSYDHLPNRNWINEHFAFTHGYGIVMGPVARISREGLPEFYIQDIPPASTGPLKVTRPEIYYGELSNEYIFVKTTAKEVDYPAGEDNAYTTYAGSGGIPIGPVWRRALFAARFGTIRIPLNENLQRESRILMHRRIDDRVRKIAPFLRFETDPYLVLTKDGRLVWLIDAYTATDHFPYSEPTPRIGNYIRNAVKVTVDAYHGTVHFYVSEPGDPLIQAYGAAFPGLLQPLSAMPEELRAHLRYPTGLFGIQARMYATYHMQNPQVFYNKEDVWNIPRRGGEAREVPMEPYYTIMRLPGEPKEEYILLIPFTPARRDNMSAWLAARADAPHYGTLIVYTFPKQKLVYGPKQIDARINQDAYISQQLALWNQQGSQVIRGSLLAIPVETSLLYVQPLYLAASERGSLPELKRVIAAFGSQIAMEETLEGSLARLFGGPGRGPAVAAARPSAPGAPPMDRAPGVPAGLRELTARAAEQFARAQEMLRQGNWAAYGEQMRGLEQTLKSLRDQAGR
- a CDS encoding molybdenum cofactor biosynthesis protein MoaE, which codes for MSFESYNLLIILLYKDYPTSALKTEGGRPVEVMIRCFAGAREAVGQASFQVEVPEGATAGDVLAHLAEAHPRLQPIARHLLLSVNREYADRSVPLKAGDEVALIPPVSGGVEGQLFEVTAAPLSVDAVAARVARRSSGAIATFTGVVRERSRGRQVDHLEYEAYPEMALAKMREIAAEIRGKWEVDGVAMSHRVGRLAVGEASVVIAVAAPHRQQALEACAYAIERLKVTVPIWKKEVWADGSEWVGLGS
- a CDS encoding tetratricopeptide repeat protein, which translates into the protein MDSNRVSQDPESLTPVRIVAPSRRERGLAFDAFARLLLDAAGYVPTKTRLTVSAAGALLDIRAREKATGAPLLAEGRAPAREVGPEEVRRFFRRFRRERRRVKRLTAWALAPGGFNRTALAWWSRLTDPAKGDFRLYGPERILHLLARAGCVRDPLDLDAAVRAHCTLPLGPRALLYAQGQFSWLQTVLVNRRPALFFLLTAEGQPLPRRAAEEARRLEPSLRDKKPYDLLLRESILLRLLSLQPLDAEAVATALREEIAEVLMVFQLLHREGLLSCHRLPRRPRKQDRYALVPKFPVFLDLARQFLTGPHRFTFLASPFASQQIREGLLGHLQMRFSGRLPEQDLPEAVRLASASPAALAYALFEEPVPGTPPPAGAALTAELARRFLRDTDEPGLDQVLAARGIRSILTRLTVKAAAVQEPYFAAGAESLRTLPKPAGSRAGPGTPLPPEVETALELGAATMHMAEYDHAIGYLERAIKELKDPHWLKTAWNNKGLCYFNKRKYGEAIDCFNEALKHDPALKQAWFNKAVCLREVGDSTGAIRCAKRALEIDPHYKEPRDLLQRFQHAQAASTSTLPARS